A stretch of the Snodgrassella alvi genome encodes the following:
- the folD gene encoding bifunctional methylenetetrahydrofolate dehydrogenase/methenyltetrahydrofolate cyclohydrolase FolD — MTAQLIDGKKISEQILQKLAGRVQQRLDNQLRRPCLAVVLVGEDPASAVYVRNKKRACETIGFESRSYELPTQTSESELLALIDEMNADKGVDGILVQLPLPKHINGQLVLERIVPHKDVDGFHPYNVGRLAVKMPLMRPCTPKGVMSLLEAYQIDVAGKKAVVVGASNIVGRPQALELLLARATVTVCHSATQNLAQEVAAADIVVVGVGQPNFVKGEWIKPGAIVIDVGINRLENGQLCGDVAFANARERAAMITPVPGGVGPMTIASLMENTLQAAELHDTQLN, encoded by the coding sequence ATGACCGCTCAACTCATTGATGGCAAAAAAATTTCCGAACAAATTCTGCAAAAACTCGCGGGTCGTGTGCAGCAGCGGCTGGATAATCAGTTACGCCGTCCTTGCCTAGCGGTCGTACTGGTAGGCGAGGATCCAGCCAGTGCTGTATATGTGCGCAATAAAAAACGTGCCTGCGAAACCATCGGCTTTGAATCACGCAGTTATGAACTACCTACTCAGACCAGTGAATCAGAATTGCTGGCACTCATTGATGAAATGAATGCCGACAAGGGCGTAGATGGTATTCTGGTACAGCTACCTTTACCAAAACATATAAATGGTCAGCTTGTACTGGAGCGGATTGTGCCGCATAAAGATGTCGACGGATTCCATCCGTATAATGTAGGCCGTCTGGCAGTAAAGATGCCGCTAATGCGTCCGTGCACACCGAAAGGTGTAATGTCCTTACTGGAAGCTTATCAAATTGATGTAGCCGGTAAAAAAGCTGTAGTAGTAGGTGCATCAAATATCGTTGGCAGACCGCAGGCTTTAGAGCTTCTGCTGGCTCGAGCCACGGTTACAGTTTGTCACAGCGCGACGCAGAATCTGGCACAGGAAGTCGCGGCAGCCGATATTGTTGTAGTGGGTGTAGGCCAGCCGAATTTTGTCAAAGGTGAATGGATTAAACCTGGCGCAATCGTCATAGATGTAGGAATAAACCGGTTGGAAAACGGCCAGTTATGCGGTGATGTAGCATTCGCCAACGCTAGAGAGCGTGCAGCAATGATAACTCCAGTGCCAGGTGGCGTCGGCCCCATGACAATCGCCTCTTTGATGGAAAATACGCTGCAAGCTGCTGAACTACACGATACTCAACTAAACTGA